A genomic stretch from Anaerolinea thermophila UNI-1 includes:
- a CDS encoding ABC transporter ATP-binding protein, whose product MNLNPQIPLVELKNVQQVYGSGARRFTAIQDVNLIIREGEFVALLGPSGCGKSTLLRIITGLQSPTSGQVLYRGTPLHDVNPYATIVFQTFALFPWLTVFENVDLALKVRGVAAEVRKNRALELLDKVGLDGFETAYPRELSGGMRQKVGFARAIAVEPELLCLDEPFSALDLLSAESLRGELMELWLSGAIPTRAILMVTHNIEEAVFMADRVILMDKEPGRVVGSLDITLPHPRQRKSPAFQAVVDQVYAALAGQTQPEVIELGSAPGEPGTTRRLPQVRINELTGLLEHLVELPGKREDIYRLAEPLGADSDHLLELLEAEELLGFVRVQQGDVLLTDLGETFAEARILARKEIFATRIRRLPIFRWLLSMLRAADQQRLEWDVVQAALELEFPPDEAEHQLDTIVDWGRYAEVLAYDDKEGMIYLEAEVVVER is encoded by the coding sequence ATGAACCTGAATCCGCAAATTCCTCTGGTTGAATTGAAAAACGTGCAACAGGTATATGGCAGTGGCGCGCGCCGCTTTACCGCCATTCAGGATGTCAACCTCATCATTCGCGAAGGCGAATTTGTCGCTCTTCTGGGACCTTCGGGATGCGGCAAAAGCACCTTACTGCGTATTATTACCGGTCTGCAATCGCCCACCAGTGGGCAAGTACTGTATCGCGGGACACCTCTCCACGATGTCAATCCGTATGCCACCATTGTATTTCAAACGTTTGCTTTATTTCCATGGCTCACGGTTTTTGAAAATGTGGATTTAGCCCTCAAGGTGCGCGGTGTTGCCGCTGAAGTGCGTAAAAACCGTGCCCTGGAATTGCTGGATAAGGTCGGTCTGGACGGATTTGAGACGGCATATCCGCGGGAACTATCCGGGGGAATGCGTCAGAAGGTAGGGTTTGCCCGCGCCATCGCCGTTGAGCCGGAACTGCTTTGCCTGGATGAGCCTTTCTCTGCACTGGACCTGTTAAGTGCCGAATCGCTGCGAGGGGAATTGATGGAACTCTGGCTGAGCGGCGCTATTCCAACCCGGGCGATTTTGATGGTTACCCACAACATTGAAGAAGCGGTATTCATGGCAGACCGGGTGATTCTGATGGATAAAGAACCCGGGCGGGTGGTAGGCTCACTGGACATCACCCTTCCCCATCCCCGCCAGCGGAAGTCTCCAGCATTTCAGGCCGTGGTGGATCAGGTCTATGCCGCGCTTGCTGGACAAACTCAGCCGGAAGTCATCGAACTGGGAAGTGCCCCAGGCGAACCCGGCACCACCCGCCGACTGCCGCAAGTGCGCATCAACGAATTGACGGGTTTGCTGGAACATCTTGTTGAACTTCCGGGAAAGCGCGAGGATATTTATCGTCTGGCTGAGCCACTAGGTGCGGACTCAGATCACCTGCTGGAATTGCTTGAAGCAGAAGAACTGCTGGGATTTGTGCGTGTGCAACAGGGCGATGTGCTTCTTACCGATTTAGGCGAGACTTTCGCTGAAGCCCGCATCCTTGCCCGTAAGGAAATTTTCGCCACGCGCATTCGCCGCCTGCCTATCTTCCGCTGGTTGCTGAGCATGCTCCGTGCGGCAGATCAGCAACGCCTGGAATGGGATGTGGTTCAAGCCGCACTGGAACTGGAATTTCCGCCGGACGAAGCCGAACACCAACTGGATACCATCGTGGATTGGGGACGTTACGCCGAGGTGCTGGCTTACGATGATAAAGAAGGAATGATCTACCTGGAAGCAGAAGTGGTGGTGGAGCGCTAA
- a CDS encoding ABC transporter permease has translation MTLSTRSFSMGTGSERRFGVADVLVLFGLAALLYAGIRLALNAPPAVREPVISLQPQVLPWYALRSVSRMFAAYLLSMAFTLIYGRVAAYNRRAEQVLIPLLDVLQSVPILSFLPVVLLGLRAILPEGLAAELSSVVLIFTSQVWNLTFAWYQSLRTIPKELREASAIFRLNTWFQFKTLELPFAAIALVWNSMMSWAGGWFFLMAAEIFTVGEQDYRLPGLGAYLHEAANQGNIPAIFWGVLALILTIIILDQLVWRPLMAWTERFKLEMVENDNPPTSWFYNLIGHSRIIHWLNQRIFTPINEAIDARMARWLNPPLLRPAHSRKIPWGEIVLGLVCIGVVLYWGAQALRLLFNLSLSSWSAIALGIGATFLRVLISLLIALAWTIPVGVAIGTNPRLASLFQPLVQVVASVPATAIFPIFVLLLIQLPGGINLSAILLMLMGTQWYLLFNVIAGASAIPQDLRYTARLIHLSKWQQWRTLILPALFPYLVTGMITASGGAWNASIVSEYVTFGGKIVNTVGIGALITQSTAQGDYSLLLASTLAMVVTVVLINRLFWRRMYLLAEERYRME, from the coding sequence ATGACCCTATCCACGCGTTCCTTTTCCATGGGAACCGGCTCAGAACGCCGCTTTGGGGTTGCGGACGTACTTGTTCTGTTCGGACTTGCCGCGCTCCTCTATGCGGGAATACGCCTTGCCCTGAACGCCCCTCCTGCTGTCCGCGAACCTGTTATTTCGCTTCAACCACAGGTACTACCATGGTATGCTCTGCGCTCGGTCAGCCGAATGTTTGCGGCTTACCTGCTTTCGATGGCTTTCACCCTAATCTATGGACGGGTAGCCGCATACAACCGCCGCGCCGAGCAGGTGCTGATTCCTTTACTGGATGTGTTGCAATCAGTACCCATCCTGTCTTTCCTGCCGGTCGTTCTGCTGGGGTTGCGGGCAATTCTTCCCGAAGGTTTAGCAGCCGAACTTTCTTCCGTTGTATTGATATTTACCAGTCAGGTGTGGAACCTCACCTTTGCCTGGTATCAGTCCCTGCGTACCATTCCCAAAGAACTGCGCGAAGCCAGCGCCATCTTCCGCCTGAACACCTGGTTTCAATTCAAGACGCTGGAATTGCCCTTTGCTGCCATTGCTCTGGTCTGGAACAGCATGATGTCCTGGGCAGGGGGATGGTTTTTCCTGATGGCAGCAGAAATTTTCACCGTCGGCGAACAGGATTACCGTCTGCCCGGCTTGGGAGCATACCTGCATGAAGCCGCCAATCAGGGCAATATCCCGGCAATTTTCTGGGGAGTGCTCGCTCTCATTTTGACCATTATCATTCTCGATCAACTGGTGTGGCGCCCTCTGATGGCATGGACAGAGCGCTTTAAACTGGAAATGGTGGAAAACGACAACCCGCCTACCTCGTGGTTTTACAATCTGATCGGGCACTCACGAATTATCCACTGGCTTAATCAGAGGATTTTCACCCCCATCAATGAAGCAATAGATGCCCGCATGGCACGCTGGCTGAACCCTCCATTGCTCAGACCTGCCCATAGCAGGAAAATTCCTTGGGGAGAAATTGTTCTGGGGCTGGTATGTATCGGAGTGGTGCTGTACTGGGGCGCCCAGGCTTTACGTTTACTTTTCAATCTTTCCCTGTCTTCCTGGAGTGCTATTGCCCTTGGCATAGGGGCAACTTTTCTGCGGGTGCTGATTTCACTGCTCATTGCTCTGGCATGGACCATTCCTGTAGGGGTAGCCATTGGCACGAATCCGCGGCTGGCAAGTCTTTTTCAGCCGCTGGTGCAGGTAGTTGCATCCGTGCCAGCAACGGCAATTTTCCCCATCTTTGTGCTTTTGCTCATTCAATTACCCGGCGGGATTAACCTCTCTGCTATTTTGCTGATGCTTATGGGCACGCAATGGTATCTGCTGTTCAACGTGATTGCCGGGGCGAGCGCCATTCCTCAGGACTTGCGTTATACTGCCCGACTCATTCACCTCAGTAAGTGGCAGCAGTGGCGCACCCTCATTCTGCCGGCGCTATTCCCCTACCTGGTAACCGGAATGATTACAGCCTCCGGCGGAGCCTGGAACGCCAGCATCGTTTCCGAATACGTCACCTTTGGTGGAAAAATTGTAAATACGGTGGGGATTGGCGCCTTGATCACCCAATCCACCGCTCAGGGAGACTACAGTTTGTTGCTGGCATCTACCCTTGCCATGGTAGTGACCGTTGTCCTGATCAACCGCCTCTTCTGGCGGCGCATGTATTTGCTGGCTGAAGAACGTTATCGCATGGAGTGA
- a CDS encoding inositol monophosphatase family protein, producing the protein MTTSLRDLLDFAVETAYLAGRTTLAYFQTGVQAEFKADSSPVTLADRAAEQLIRQRIEKRFPHHAIVGEEFGVQGSADATHRWFIDPIDGTKSFLRGIPLYAVLLGLEIEGRVQVGVAYYPAMDEMLSAADGEGCWWNGRRARVSTASRLAEAWVTSTDPYNFQKTGKDAAWQRIQAVSYHRGGWGDAYGYLLVATGRAEVMLDPIMNEWDCAPFPPIFREAGGFFGDWQGNETIYGGEALATTQVLLPEVLECLHSSL; encoded by the coding sequence ATGACCACTTCCCTTCGCGATTTGCTCGATTTTGCTGTGGAAACGGCGTATCTGGCAGGACGAACCACCCTGGCGTATTTTCAGACGGGTGTTCAGGCGGAGTTCAAAGCCGATTCTTCCCCCGTGACTCTTGCCGACCGCGCCGCCGAGCAATTGATTCGTCAACGCATTGAAAAACGCTTCCCTCATCATGCCATTGTGGGTGAGGAATTTGGTGTTCAGGGAAGCGCTGATGCTACCCACCGCTGGTTCATTGACCCGATTGACGGCACCAAATCCTTCCTGCGCGGCATTCCCCTGTACGCTGTGCTGTTGGGCTTGGAGATTGAAGGCAGGGTGCAGGTGGGAGTGGCTTATTACCCCGCTATGGACGAGATGCTGTCTGCCGCCGATGGCGAGGGATGCTGGTGGAACGGGCGGCGGGCGCGTGTCTCCACGGCGAGCCGCCTGGCAGAAGCCTGGGTGACCAGCACCGACCCCTACAATTTCCAGAAAACCGGCAAAGATGCCGCCTGGCAGCGCATTCAGGCGGTGTCTTATCACCGCGGCGGCTGGGGGGATGCCTACGGCTATCTGCTGGTTGCTACTGGGAGAGCCGAAGTGATGCTCGATCCCATCATGAACGAGTGGGATTGCGCGCCGTTCCCGCCCATCTTCCGCGAAGCCGGTGGTTTTTTCGGAGACTGGCAGGGTAACGAAACCATCTATGGCGGCGAGGCGCTGGCAACAACTCAGGTTCTTCTCCCTGAGGTGCTGGAGTGTTTACATTCTTCCCTTTGA
- a CDS encoding acyl-CoA thioesterase, whose amino-acid sequence MEPIVSVTQHLVKSEDLNHHGTLYAGRTAEWFVEAGFIATAKVVPPEQIVCLQIHGMSFTSPVRRGEIVTFKGKVILTGKSRLITFVEMSASDRPVVKGFITFVNVNAEGKPLPHGVTIEPVTPEDIALQEEARKL is encoded by the coding sequence ATGGAGCCCATTGTCAGCGTCACTCAGCACCTTGTCAAGAGCGAAGATTTGAATCATCACGGCACCCTCTATGCCGGACGAACTGCGGAATGGTTTGTGGAAGCCGGTTTTATTGCAACGGCAAAAGTCGTTCCACCGGAACAAATTGTTTGTCTGCAGATTCATGGGATGAGTTTTACCAGCCCGGTGCGCCGCGGCGAAATCGTCACCTTTAAAGGCAAGGTGATTTTGACGGGTAAATCCCGCCTGATTACTTTTGTAGAAATGAGCGCCAGCGATCGTCCGGTGGTCAAGGGATTCATCACATTCGTCAATGTAAACGCTGAAGGTAAACCCTTGCCTCATGGCGTGACCATTGAACCCGTCACGCCGGAAGATATTGCCCTTCAGGAAGAAGCCCGAAAACTCTAA
- a CDS encoding nuclear transport factor 2 family protein, translating to MTKREQELIQLSSEKWKWMAERNLPALENLFHEKAVFVHMGGTLTREKELEVIQTGAIHYKETEIQEVSVRFVSRTTAILLNKIRLLAVVGGNEVVNPFVVTEVYVRQGGKWLLASLSFTRLLTPQ from the coding sequence ATGACAAAACGGGAGCAGGAATTAATCCAACTTTCCAGTGAAAAATGGAAGTGGATGGCGGAACGCAATCTGCCGGCGCTGGAGAACCTCTTCCATGAAAAGGCGGTATTTGTCCACATGGGCGGTACCCTGACCAGAGAAAAGGAACTTGAGGTCATCCAAACCGGTGCTATTCACTATAAGGAAACCGAAATTCAGGAAGTCTCGGTGAGGTTTGTCAGCCGCACAACCGCCATTCTGCTGAATAAAATTCGTTTGCTCGCAGTGGTTGGCGGGAATGAGGTGGTCAATCCTTTTGTAGTGACCGAAGTGTATGTAAGACAGGGCGGAAAATGGCTGTTAGCCTCGCTTTCCTTCACCCGCCTGCTTACACCGCAATAA